A region from the Cryptosporangium arvum DSM 44712 genome encodes:
- a CDS encoding SDR family oxidoreductase, which yields METTNTVVVITGASSGIGEATARLLSSRGARLVLGARRTDRLEALASSLGDAVYAATDVRRRDDVTALVDLALDRFGRVDAFVGNAGIGPVSHLADLRVDEWDAMVDVNIKGVLHGIAAALPVFRAQGSGHFVTTASTAAFRTLPTMAVYAATKTAVRVIAEGLRQESDGAYRVTTVTPGFIATDFAGAATDREVRADLLALRDRIAIPPSAVAEAIAFALAQPPEVDVNELVIRPVTQG from the coding sequence ATGGAAACCACCAACACGGTCGTGGTCATCACCGGCGCGAGCAGCGGGATCGGGGAGGCGACGGCGCGACTGCTCTCGTCGCGGGGCGCACGGCTCGTTCTCGGGGCGCGCCGCACCGACCGGCTCGAGGCGCTCGCGTCGTCGCTCGGCGACGCCGTCTACGCGGCGACCGACGTCCGCCGACGCGACGACGTCACCGCCCTGGTCGACCTCGCGCTCGACCGCTTCGGCCGGGTCGACGCGTTCGTCGGCAACGCGGGCATCGGCCCGGTGTCGCACCTGGCCGACCTGCGGGTCGACGAATGGGACGCGATGGTCGACGTCAACATCAAGGGCGTGCTGCACGGGATCGCGGCCGCGCTGCCGGTGTTCCGCGCGCAGGGCAGCGGGCACTTCGTCACGACCGCCTCGACGGCCGCGTTCCGCACGCTGCCGACGATGGCGGTGTACGCGGCGACGAAGACCGCGGTCCGGGTGATCGCCGAAGGGCTGCGCCAGGAGTCGGACGGCGCGTACCGCGTCACGACCGTCACCCCCGGCTTCATCGCGACCGACTTCGCCGGGGCGGCCACCGACCGGGAGGTCCGCGCCGACCTGCTCGCCCTGCGCGACCGGATCGCCATCCCACCGTCCGCGGTCGCCGAGGCGATCGCGTTCGCGCTCGCCCAACCACCCGAGGTCGACGTCAACGAGCTGGTGATCCGCCCGGTGACGCAGGGCTAG
- a CDS encoding alpha/beta fold hydrolase has product MTDFSSAYDAVLAQWPAGTEAVDLPTPVGRTRVHASGRGRPLVLLHGGGATSTAWFALASALAGEFRVHAPDLVGDAGRSERTALTSVADLHRWLDAVLDGLDRPVLGGHSYGGWIALSYALAHPGRVDRLALFEPSSCFAPMAPGYLRRGLPVLLGATPRRVQRLYDWETGGRAVDPAWMELMRASTAERWHRPVLPRRPKPEQLTALSLPVLVVTGGRSRSQDPARVARVATGLLPDVTARTVAQASHHTIPTEDADELAAHLRAFTG; this is encoded by the coding sequence GTGACCGACTTCTCGTCCGCGTACGACGCGGTCCTGGCGCAGTGGCCGGCCGGAACCGAGGCCGTCGACCTCCCGACACCGGTGGGGCGCACGCGTGTCCACGCGAGCGGCCGGGGCCGTCCGCTGGTGCTGCTGCACGGCGGTGGCGCGACCTCGACGGCCTGGTTCGCGCTGGCGTCCGCGCTGGCCGGGGAGTTCCGGGTGCACGCCCCCGATCTCGTCGGCGACGCCGGGCGCAGCGAGCGCACCGCGCTGACGTCGGTCGCCGACCTGCACCGCTGGCTCGACGCCGTGCTCGACGGCCTCGACCGGCCGGTCCTCGGCGGCCACTCCTACGGCGGCTGGATCGCGTTGAGCTACGCGCTCGCCCACCCCGGCCGCGTCGACCGGCTGGCGCTCTTCGAACCGTCGTCCTGCTTCGCCCCGATGGCACCGGGATATCTCCGGCGCGGGCTCCCGGTGCTGCTCGGCGCCACTCCCCGGCGGGTGCAGCGGCTGTACGACTGGGAGACCGGCGGCCGCGCCGTGGACCCGGCCTGGATGGAGCTCATGCGCGCGTCCACCGCCGAGCGTTGGCACCGCCCGGTGCTCCCCCGGCGTCCGAAACCGGAGCAGCTGACGGCGCTCTCCCTCCCCGTGCTCGTCGTCACCGGTGGCCGCAGCCGGTCCCAGGACCCGGCGCGGGTGGCGCGGGTGGCCACCGGCCTTCTTCCCGACGTCACCGCGCGCACCGTCGCACAGGCCAGCCATCACACGATCCCCACCGAGGACGCCGACGAGCTCGCCGCTCACCTGCGCGCGTTCACCGGCTGA
- a CDS encoding AraC family transcriptional regulator: MSERSDDVRDRSADVLPDALATLGARPARLSTFAGGGDWALRFGRSAQVKVVAVEEGTCWVRAGAAEPVRLGAGEAYLLSGADYVTASDPAVRPRDGAAAARGDARYEAGTGPVTVRMVGTALRFADADGARLLLDGLPPARTLRGGVAATLSLLAAEATAGGRAGEALRRHLSQALYLQVFRSSALAGALSEPGIGAALLALHERPAEPWTVARLAAVARLSRTVFATRFAALVGVPPMDYLRRRRIAGADAELAAGRTVASVAGRWGYASESAFSAAYKRVTGHPPGARMLHPFRYD; this comes from the coding sequence ATGAGCGAGCGTTCGGATGATGTGCGCGATCGTTCGGCCGACGTGCTGCCCGACGCGCTCGCGACGCTCGGCGCGCGCCCGGCCCGCCTCTCGACGTTCGCCGGCGGCGGGGACTGGGCGCTGCGGTTCGGCCGGTCGGCGCAGGTGAAGGTCGTCGCGGTCGAGGAAGGCACGTGCTGGGTGCGCGCCGGCGCGGCCGAACCGGTGCGCCTCGGAGCGGGTGAGGCGTACCTGCTCAGCGGCGCCGACTACGTCACCGCGAGCGACCCGGCGGTCCGTCCGCGCGACGGCGCCGCGGCGGCGCGGGGAGACGCCCGGTACGAGGCCGGCACCGGGCCGGTCACGGTGCGGATGGTCGGCACCGCGTTGCGTTTCGCCGATGCCGACGGCGCGCGCCTGCTCCTCGACGGGCTGCCGCCCGCGCGCACCCTGCGCGGCGGGGTCGCGGCGACGCTGTCGCTGCTCGCGGCCGAGGCCACTGCGGGCGGGCGCGCCGGCGAGGCGCTGCGCCGGCACCTGAGCCAAGCGCTCTACCTGCAGGTCTTCCGGTCCAGCGCGCTCGCGGGCGCGCTCAGCGAACCCGGTATCGGGGCCGCGCTGCTCGCGCTGCACGAGCGGCCGGCCGAGCCCTGGACGGTCGCGCGGCTGGCCGCGGTCGCCCGGCTCTCCCGCACGGTCTTCGCCACCCGCTTCGCCGCGCTCGTCGGTGTACCGCCGATGGACTACCTGCGGCGACGGCGGATCGCCGGTGCGGACGCCGAGCTGGCCGCCGGCCGGACCGTCGCGTCGGTCGCCGGCCGCTGGGGATACGCGTCCGAGAGCGCGTTCAGCGCGGCCTACAAACGGGTCACCGGGCACCCGCCGGGCGCGCGGATGCTCCATCCTTTTCGGTATGACTGA
- a CDS encoding YciI family protein has product MAQYLMSVLDDGTHPGTPEEQAAIDVFNEKLRTGGHWVFADGLGAPGTATVVDNRGDEPVLTDGPYVETKEYVVGLWIITAPHLDVALRLATEASKACNRRIELRPTHSE; this is encoded by the coding sequence ATGGCGCAGTACCTGATGTCCGTGCTCGACGACGGCACCCACCCCGGCACGCCGGAGGAGCAGGCCGCGATCGACGTCTTCAACGAGAAATTGCGGACCGGCGGCCACTGGGTGTTCGCCGACGGCCTCGGCGCGCCCGGCACGGCCACCGTCGTCGACAACCGCGGCGACGAGCCCGTGCTCACCGACGGGCCGTACGTGGAGACGAAGGAGTACGTCGTCGGCCTGTGGATCATCACCGCACCGCATCTCGACGTCGCGCTGCGGCTGGCCACCGAGGCGTCGAAGGCCTGCAACCGCCGGATCGAGCTCCGACCGACGCACAGCGAATGA
- a CDS encoding N-acetyltransferase gives MTDAHPLLRYFLDAADGRFPDDDGTVTAVPALDGGRECAVAFTGHAVVATALSPAHVAAEKPDGFGRSMSPDFLRFLAGPAGDVGDLDVTVVARGRGGAAALPKLTDADDHPRVAFARARRSNVRVYGDERGLVTLAEGIAGRLEMSIELHHQTVRGRGNGRSLIREALSLVPRDEAVFAGVSPGNARSLRAFLAAGFTPIGSEVLIRPARDQPVNARR, from the coding sequence ATGACTGACGCACATCCGCTCCTCCGGTACTTTCTGGACGCCGCCGACGGCCGGTTCCCGGACGACGACGGGACGGTGACCGCCGTGCCGGCGCTGGACGGCGGCCGGGAGTGCGCGGTCGCGTTCACCGGGCACGCGGTGGTGGCCACCGCGCTGAGCCCCGCGCACGTCGCGGCCGAGAAGCCCGACGGGTTCGGCCGGTCGATGTCCCCGGACTTCCTGCGCTTCCTGGCCGGCCCGGCGGGTGACGTCGGCGACCTGGACGTCACCGTCGTGGCCCGGGGCCGGGGCGGGGCGGCGGCGCTCCCGAAGCTCACCGACGCCGACGACCACCCGCGGGTCGCGTTCGCCCGCGCCCGCCGGTCGAACGTGCGCGTCTACGGCGACGAGCGGGGCCTGGTCACGCTGGCCGAGGGCATCGCCGGGCGGCTGGAGATGTCGATCGAGCTGCACCACCAGACCGTCCGCGGACGGGGTAACGGCCGGTCGCTGATCCGCGAGGCGCTGTCGCTGGTGCCGCGCGACGAGGCGGTGTTCGCGGGGGTCTCGCCGGGCAACGCCCGCTCGCTCCGGGCGTTCCTCGCGGCCGGCTTCACGCCGATCGGCAGCGAGGTGCTGATCCGGCCCGCACGGGATCAGCCGGTGAACGCGCGCAGGTGA
- a CDS encoding 3' terminal RNA ribose 2'-O-methyltransferase Hen1 yields the protein MTLSTTHRPATDLGYLLHKHPDKALRFDVAAGAAHVVWPEATPERSTVALLLEVDPVALVRGPAQASLSQYVNDRPYVASSLLAVALGKVFRTALNGRCDARPDLAERPLPLEIRLPAVPSQGGPELLERLFAPLGWSVRATPIPLDPRVPDWGASRYVALELTGEVRLADALTQLYVLLPVLDDTKHYWVSQEEVDKLLRAGGRWLATHPERDLITRRYLRHRRELVLSAVGRLAEIDDTEPETLDNAVAAGARPLARRRVDAVVAALAAEGASSVVDLGCGEGALLRALLNDPRFARVLGVDVSARALETAARRLNFDRMSDHVRARIELIQSSLTYRDDRLRDYDAVVLMEVIEHLDPPRLPALARTLFGAARPRTVLVTTPNAEYNVRYAGLRPGAFRHPDHRFEWTRSEFAQWAAAVAHEHGYSVHHAPVGDDDPEIGPPTQLAIFRREEVR from the coding sequence ATGACGCTGTCCACGACCCACCGGCCCGCCACCGACCTCGGGTACCTGCTGCACAAGCACCCCGACAAGGCGTTGCGCTTCGACGTCGCCGCCGGCGCCGCGCACGTGGTGTGGCCGGAAGCGACGCCCGAGCGCAGCACGGTCGCGCTCCTGCTCGAGGTCGACCCGGTCGCGCTGGTGCGCGGCCCGGCGCAGGCGTCGCTGAGCCAGTACGTCAACGACCGGCCGTACGTGGCCTCGTCGCTGCTCGCGGTCGCGCTGGGCAAGGTCTTCCGCACCGCGCTCAACGGCCGCTGCGACGCGCGTCCCGACCTCGCCGAGCGTCCGCTGCCGCTGGAGATCCGGTTGCCCGCGGTGCCCAGCCAGGGCGGCCCCGAGCTTCTCGAGCGGCTGTTCGCGCCGCTGGGCTGGAGCGTGCGCGCCACGCCGATCCCGCTCGACCCGCGGGTACCGGACTGGGGCGCGTCGCGGTACGTCGCGCTGGAGCTCACCGGCGAGGTGCGCCTGGCCGACGCGCTGACCCAGCTCTACGTCCTGCTCCCGGTGCTCGACGACACCAAGCACTACTGGGTCAGCCAGGAGGAGGTCGACAAGCTGCTGCGCGCCGGTGGGCGCTGGCTGGCCACGCACCCCGAACGTGACCTGATCACCCGCCGGTACCTGCGTCACCGCCGCGAGCTGGTGCTCTCCGCCGTCGGCCGGCTGGCCGAGATCGACGACACCGAGCCCGAGACGCTCGACAACGCGGTCGCCGCCGGGGCGCGCCCGCTGGCCCGCCGCCGCGTCGACGCGGTCGTCGCCGCGCTGGCCGCCGAGGGCGCGTCGAGCGTCGTCGACCTCGGTTGCGGGGAGGGCGCTCTGCTGCGCGCGCTGCTCAACGATCCCCGGTTCGCCCGGGTCCTCGGCGTCGACGTCTCGGCCCGCGCGCTGGAGACCGCGGCCCGCCGCCTGAACTTCGACCGGATGTCCGACCACGTGCGGGCGCGGATCGAGCTGATCCAGTCCTCGCTCACCTACCGGGACGACCGGTTGCGCGACTACGACGCGGTCGTGCTGATGGAGGTGATCGAGCACCTCGATCCGCCGCGCCTGCCCGCGCTCGCGCGCACGCTGTTCGGTGCCGCGAGGCCCAGGACCGTGCTCGTCACCACGCCCAACGCCGAGTACAACGTCCGCTACGCCGGCCTGCGCCCCGGGGCGTTCCGCCATCCCGACCACCGGTTCGAGTGGACCCGCTCCGAGTTCGCGCAGTGGGCCGCGGCGGTCGCGCACGAGCACGGCTACTCCGTGCACCACGCGCCGGTCGGCGACGACGACCCCGAGATCGGCCCGCCCACCCAGCTGGCGATCTTCCGGCGCGAGGAGGTCCGATGA
- a CDS encoding RNA polymerase sigma factor, with amino-acid sequence MTGVADTITRVHRDEWARVVATLARRLGDLDVAEEMAAEAFATAVERWPDEGVPANPGAWLTTTAYRKAVDRLRREVRRDEKHQEALMLTDTPEPLGAIDDDRLRLVFTCCHPALAMEARIALTLRLVGGLTVPEIARGFLVEEPAMARRITRAKAKIRAARIPYGVPLREDLPARVTGVLAVLYLIFNEGYLASDPDRSPLRDDLADEAVRLTRLVHGLLPADGEVAGLLALMVLTQARRAARVTAGGELVALGEQDRGAWDRELVAEGHALVRARLAAGEAPGRYQLLAAINAVHTDAPDVRDTAWPQIVALYDQLARLDPSPVVRLNRAIAVAEVDGPQVALAQVDGLPLEGYHTFHATRAELLRRLGRSAPARAAYDRAIALATNAGEISYLVRRRDQLAG; translated from the coding sequence ATGACCGGCGTCGCCGACACGATCACCCGGGTCCACCGTGACGAGTGGGCCCGGGTGGTCGCCACCCTGGCCCGGCGCCTCGGCGACCTCGACGTCGCCGAGGAGATGGCGGCGGAGGCGTTCGCCACCGCGGTCGAACGCTGGCCGGACGAGGGCGTCCCGGCCAACCCCGGCGCCTGGCTCACCACCACCGCCTACCGCAAGGCCGTCGACCGCCTGCGCCGCGAGGTCCGGCGCGACGAGAAGCACCAGGAGGCGCTGATGCTCACCGACACCCCCGAGCCGCTCGGCGCGATCGACGACGACCGGCTCCGGCTGGTCTTCACCTGCTGCCACCCCGCGCTGGCGATGGAGGCCCGGATCGCGCTGACCCTGCGCCTGGTCGGCGGGTTGACCGTGCCCGAGATCGCCCGCGGGTTCCTGGTCGAGGAGCCCGCGATGGCGCGGCGGATCACCCGCGCGAAGGCGAAGATCCGGGCGGCGCGGATCCCGTACGGCGTGCCGCTGCGCGAGGACCTCCCGGCCCGCGTCACCGGCGTCCTCGCCGTGCTCTACCTGATCTTCAACGAGGGCTACCTGGCCTCGGACCCCGACCGGTCACCCCTGCGCGACGACCTGGCCGACGAGGCGGTCCGGTTGACCCGGCTGGTCCACGGCCTGCTCCCCGCCGACGGCGAGGTCGCCGGGCTGCTGGCGCTGATGGTGCTGACGCAGGCGCGCCGGGCCGCGCGGGTGACGGCGGGCGGCGAACTGGTCGCGCTCGGCGAGCAGGACCGCGGCGCCTGGGACCGGGAGCTCGTCGCCGAAGGCCACGCCCTGGTCCGGGCGCGGCTGGCCGCCGGCGAGGCCCCCGGGCGCTACCAGCTCCTGGCCGCGATCAACGCCGTCCACACCGACGCCCCGGACGTCCGGGACACCGCCTGGCCGCAGATCGTCGCGCTCTACGACCAGCTGGCGCGCCTGGATCCCTCGCCGGTCGTCCGGCTCAACCGGGCGATCGCGGTCGCCGAGGTCGACGGCCCGCAGGTCGCGCTGGCGCAGGTGGACGGGCTGCCGCTCGAGGGCTACCACACGTTCCACGCGACCCGGGCCGAGCTGCTGCGCCGGCTGGGGCGCAGCGCGCCGGCGCGGGCCGCGTACGACCGGGCGATCGCGCTGGCCACCAACGCCGGCGAGATCTCCTACCTCGTTCGCCGACGCGACCAGCTCGCCGGGTGA
- a CDS encoding polynucleotide kinase-phosphatase — MSTLTIPTLSLVCLVGVSGSGKSTFARTHFGRFEVLSSDFCRGLVADDENDQSATGAAFDVLHHIAGVRLAGGRLTVVDATNTQAQARKALVELARAHDVLPVAIVLDVPEKVCLARNAGRTDRDFGAPVIRRQSDQLRRSLRSLRKEGFRTVHVLRGEDEIADAVIVRERLLNDFRDDHGPFDVVGDVHGCRRELEALLTRLDYTLVHDDEGRPVDAVHPAGRRAVFVGDLVDRGPDAPGVLRLVMGMVAAGHARCVPGNHENKLVRALRGRDVQRTHGLAETLEQLAGQPPEFVAAVEEFCYGLVSHLVLDDGKLVVAHAGLKEEYHGRASARVRGFALYGDTTGETDEYGLPVRYPWAEEYRGRATVLYGHTPVPRPQWVNNTLCLDTGCVFGGALTALRYPERELVSVPAERVWYEPVRPLSPEAARRPDELAITDVTGRRGVETRLAGRVTVREENAAGALEVMSRFALDPRWLMYLPPTMAPCATASTGDLLEHPAAAFDAYRSAGVDRVICEEKHMGSRAVVLLGRSAGVAHTRFDAEPGASGAVWTRTGRAFFPAPLTEELLGRLRGAAETAGLWNDADWLLFDAEILPWSAKADELLRGQYAAVGAAARAATPAAVDVLSAVAARGVDVGELLGRATARVHNAEAFSDAYRRYVWPTAGLSGVEVAPFQLLASGPAEGEGRTWADHDHGWHLEVADRLAAADPALVRRTRRLVVDVDDPDSSAAGVAWWEELTGACGEGMVVKPLANGAVGRRVQPGIKVRGREYLRIIYGPDYTEPANLERLRERGLGRKQSLALREYALGVEALERVARGEPLWRVHEAVFAVLALESEPTDPRL; from the coding sequence ATGAGCACGCTGACGATTCCCACGCTGTCGCTGGTGTGCCTGGTCGGGGTCAGCGGTTCGGGCAAGTCGACGTTCGCGCGCACCCACTTCGGACGGTTCGAGGTGCTCTCCAGCGACTTCTGCCGCGGGCTGGTCGCCGACGACGAGAACGACCAGAGCGCCACCGGGGCCGCGTTCGACGTCCTGCACCACATCGCCGGCGTCCGGCTGGCCGGGGGCCGGCTGACCGTCGTGGACGCCACGAACACCCAGGCCCAGGCCCGGAAGGCGCTGGTCGAGCTGGCCCGGGCGCACGACGTCCTGCCGGTCGCGATCGTCCTCGACGTGCCCGAGAAGGTGTGCCTCGCCCGCAACGCCGGGCGCACCGACCGCGACTTCGGCGCACCGGTGATCCGGCGCCAGAGCGACCAGCTGCGCCGCTCGCTGCGGTCGCTGCGCAAGGAGGGCTTCCGCACCGTCCACGTGCTCCGCGGCGAGGACGAGATCGCCGACGCGGTGATCGTCCGGGAGAGACTGCTCAACGACTTCCGCGACGACCACGGCCCGTTCGACGTCGTCGGCGACGTCCACGGGTGCCGTCGCGAACTCGAGGCCCTGCTGACCCGGCTGGACTACACGCTCGTGCACGACGACGAGGGTCGCCCGGTCGACGCCGTGCACCCGGCCGGGCGCCGGGCGGTGTTCGTCGGCGACCTCGTCGACCGCGGTCCCGACGCCCCCGGCGTGCTGCGGCTGGTGATGGGCATGGTCGCGGCCGGCCACGCCCGCTGCGTCCCCGGCAACCACGAGAACAAGCTGGTCCGCGCGCTCCGGGGCCGCGACGTGCAGCGCACCCACGGGCTGGCCGAGACGCTCGAGCAGCTCGCCGGGCAGCCGCCGGAGTTCGTCGCGGCGGTCGAGGAGTTCTGCTACGGGCTGGTGTCGCACCTCGTCCTCGACGACGGCAAGCTGGTCGTCGCGCACGCCGGGCTCAAGGAGGAGTACCACGGCCGGGCGTCCGCCCGGGTGCGTGGCTTCGCCCTCTACGGCGACACCACCGGCGAGACCGACGAGTACGGGCTGCCGGTCCGCTACCCGTGGGCCGAGGAGTACCGGGGCCGCGCGACGGTGCTCTACGGGCACACGCCGGTGCCCAGGCCCCAGTGGGTCAACAACACGCTCTGCCTCGACACCGGGTGCGTGTTCGGCGGCGCCCTCACCGCGCTGCGCTACCCGGAGCGGGAACTGGTGAGCGTCCCGGCCGAGCGGGTCTGGTACGAGCCGGTCCGGCCGCTGTCCCCGGAGGCGGCCCGCCGCCCCGACGAGCTGGCGATCACCGACGTCACCGGACGCCGCGGCGTCGAGACCCGGCTGGCCGGCCGGGTGACCGTCCGGGAGGAGAACGCGGCCGGCGCGCTCGAGGTGATGAGCCGGTTCGCGCTCGACCCCCGCTGGCTGATGTACCTGCCGCCGACGATGGCCCCGTGCGCCACCGCGTCCACCGGCGATCTGCTGGAACACCCCGCCGCGGCGTTCGACGCCTACCGCTCGGCGGGCGTCGACCGGGTGATCTGCGAGGAGAAGCACATGGGCTCCCGCGCGGTGGTGCTGCTCGGTCGCAGCGCCGGGGTCGCCCACACCCGGTTCGACGCCGAGCCGGGCGCGAGCGGAGCCGTCTGGACCCGCACCGGCCGGGCGTTCTTCCCCGCGCCGCTGACCGAGGAGCTGCTGGGCCGGCTGCGGGGTGCGGCCGAAACCGCCGGCCTGTGGAACGACGCCGACTGGCTGCTGTTCGACGCGGAGATCCTGCCCTGGTCGGCGAAGGCCGACGAGCTGCTCCGCGGGCAGTACGCGGCCGTCGGCGCCGCCGCCAGGGCCGCGACCCCGGCCGCGGTGGACGTGCTCTCGGCGGTGGCGGCCCGGGGCGTCGACGTCGGTGAGCTGCTGGGGCGGGCCACCGCCCGGGTCCACAACGCCGAGGCGTTCAGCGACGCGTACCGCCGGTACGTGTGGCCGACGGCCGGCTTGAGCGGCGTCGAGGTCGCGCCGTTCCAGTTGCTGGCGTCGGGCCCCGCGGAGGGCGAGGGCCGCACCTGGGCCGACCACGACCACGGCTGGCACCTCGAGGTGGCCGACCGGCTGGCCGCGGCCGACCCGGCGCTCGTGCGGCGCACCCGCCGGCTCGTCGTCGACGTGGACGACCCGGACTCGAGCGCGGCCGGGGTGGCGTGGTGGGAGGAGCTGACCGGGGCCTGCGGCGAGGGCATGGTGGTGAAGCCGCTGGCCAACGGGGCGGTCGGCCGGCGCGTGCAGCCGGGAATCAAGGTGCGTGGCCGCGAGTACCTCCGGATCATCTACGGGCCCGACTACACCGAGCCGGCGAACCTCGAGCGGCTGCGTGAACGGGGGCTCGGGCGCAAACAGTCGCTCGCGCTGCGCGAGTACGCCCTCGGCGTCGAGGCGCTCGAGCGGGTGGCCCGCGGTGAGCCGCTGTGGCGGGTGCACGAGGCGGTGTTCGCGGTGCTGGCGCTGGAGTCGGAGCCGACCGACCCGCGCCTGTGA